One genomic window of Mycteria americana isolate JAX WOST 10 ecotype Jacksonville Zoo and Gardens chromosome 6, USCA_MyAme_1.0, whole genome shotgun sequence includes the following:
- the ANXA11 gene encoding annexin A11 has translation MSYPGYPPAGGYPPAAPGNSPWGGAAYPPANPPPIGLENVAGYANQFNPNYMAGMASSLAGTFGGTNVPQGLYPSTPGGYPPVPPGGFGQPPSGQQPSYGGYPPPGGNPPSGMPAYPVYPGGTVPGQPTPPPGQQPMSYPRQPPAPYPGQQPMPNYPPGPAVNPSMPSYPGTTGPTVSPITHVNRGTITDAPGFDPLKDAEVLRKAMKGFGTDEQAIIDCLGSRSNEQRQKIILSFKTAYGKDLIKDLKSELSGNFERTILAMMKTPVMFDAYEIKEAIKGVGTDENCLIEILASRSNEHIQELNRVYKAEFKKTLEEAIKSDTSGHFQRLLISLSQGNRDESTTVDMSLVQRDVQELYAAGENRLGTDESKFNAILCARSRAHLRAVFSEYQRMCNRDIEKSICREMSGDLEKGMLAVVKCLKNTPAFFAERLQKAMKGAGTKDRTLIRIMVSRSEVDLLDIRAEYKRMYGRSLYTDITGDTSGDYRKILLKLCGGND, from the exons ATGAGTTACCCTGGCTATCCCCCAGCGGGTGGATATCCACCAGCAGCCCCAG GTAACAGTCCTTGGGGTGGTGCTGCCTATCCACCTGCAAATCCACCTCCAATTGGTCTAGAAAATGTGGCTGGCTATGCCAATCAGTTCAATCCCAACTACATGGCTGGAATG GCATCCAGCCTGGCAGGGACCTTTGGAGGGACAAACGTACCACAAGGCTTATATCCTTCAACACCTGGGGGTTATCCCCCAGTCCCTCCAGGTGGCTTTGGGCAACCTCCATCGGGACAACAGCCCTCTTATGGAGGGTATCCTCCACCTGGAGGAAATCCACCATCAGGAATGCCAGCTTACCCAGTATACCCAGGTGGCACTGTGCCAGGCCAGCCCACGCCACCGCCTGGTCAGCAGCCGATGAGCTATCCCAGACAACCACCAGCACCTTACCCAGGGCAGCAGCCCATGCCAAATTATCCACCAGGCCCAGCTGTGAATCCTTCTATGCCCTCTTACCCAGGAACTACAGGGCCTACAGTCTCTCCTATAACG CATGTAAACCGAGGCACAATCACCGATGCACCAGGATTTGACCCTCTGAAGGATGCAGAAGTCTTAAGGAAGGCCATGAAGGGATTCG GAACCGATGAGCAGGCTATTATCGATTGTCTTGGAAGTCGTTCAAACGAGCAACGGCAGAAGATCATCCTGTCCTTCAAAACAGCTTATGGAAAG GATTTGATCAAGGATCTCAAGTCTGAGCTATCAGGTAACTTTGAGAGGACAATCTTAGCAATGATGAAGACACCTGTCATGTTTGATGCTTATGAAATCAAGGAAGCTATAAAG GGTGTTGGCACAGATGAAAATTGTCTCATTGAAATCTTAGCTTCTCGCAGTAATGAGCATATTCAGGAACTCAACAGGGTCTATAAAGCAG aatttaagaaaactctGGAGGAAGCAATAAAAAGTGACACATCTGGACACTTTCAGAGgcttttaatttcactttctcaG GGAAACAGAGATGAAAGTACAACTGTTGACATGTCTCTTGTCCAAAGAGATGTGCAG GAGCTATATGCAGCTGGAGAGAACCGTCTAGGAACTGATGAATCCAAATTCAACGCCATTCTGTGCGCAAGAAGCAGGGCCCACCTCAGAGCAG TCTTCAGCGAGTACCAGAGGATGTGTAACCGCGACATTGAAAAAAGCATATGTCGTGAAATGTCCGGAGACCTGGAAAAGGGCATGTTGGCAGTAG ttaAGTGCCTCAAGAACACGCCGGCTTTTTTTGCAGAGAGATTACAGAAAGCTATGAAG GGAGCAGGAACAAAAGACAGAACTCTGATTCGAATCATGGTATCACGCAGCGAGGTTGACCTGCTGGACATACGTGCAGAATACAAGCGGATGTATGGCAGATCCCTCTACACAGATATCACT GGTGATACTTCAGGAGACTACCGGAAAATCCTACTCAAGTTGTGTGGTGGAAATGACTAA